Part of the Acidobacteriota bacterium genome, CGTCGAGGATCAGGCGATGGTGCGTGGCGCCCTCGCGGCTCTCCTCGACCTGGAGCACGACATCACCGTCTGCGGCCAGGCGGAGCACGGCCGGGAGGCCCTCGGCCTGCTCGCCGACAGCGCTCCGGACATCGTGGTGACGGATATCGAAATGCCCGAGATGAGTGGCCTCGAGCTCGCCGCCGAAGTCCACCGGCGCAACGGCGAGCAGGCCTCGGACAAACCGCGGGTCGTCATCCTCACCACCTTCGGACGGCACGGCTACCTACGCCGCGCCCTCGACGCCGGCGCCGCCGGCTACCTCCTCAAGGACTCGCCGGCGAGCGACCTCGCCGACGCCCTGCGCCGAGTTCATCGCGGTCTGCGAGCCGTCGACCCCGAGCTCGCCGCCGACGCCTGGGGCGCTCCGGACCCCCTCACCGAGCGCGAACGGCAGGTGCTGCGACTCGCCGGCGAAGGCCACAGCACCGCCGCCATCGCCGGCCGCATCCACCTCTCCGAAGGCACCGTCCGCAACTACCTCTCGGAGGCGATCCACAAGCTCGGCGCCGGCAACCGCACCGAGGCAGCGCGCATCGCGCGCCAGGAGGGCTGGCTCTAACCCCTGTTTCCGTCGCTGTTTGGGCTCAGCCGGAGTCTGCGCCGGCCTGCTGCTCCAGATAGTCGGCGAGGGCTCGGGCGATACCGCGCTTGTCGACCAGGCGCTGGGGCTCGGCCCCTTCGGTGGTGAGGTAGGCCACCTGCTCGCCGTTGGGGCCACGCTCTTCGCCGCGGTTGGCGACCACCGCCTGGTAGCCGCGGGCGCGCCGCGCGGCGGCGATCTCGAGCAGCTCCTGGTGAGAGATGTCCTCCTGGTACTTGAAGGTCACCATGTGGAGGTCTGGGAAACGCTGGCGCACGGTCTCGACGACCTTCTCCGTGGGCTCGAGCTCGAGGCTCTGCAGAGCTCCCCCGCTGGGGGTCTTGCCGGGCAGCACGGTGATCGGTCGATAGTCGGCGACGGCGGCCGAGAAGACGGCGAAGGGGCAGGCCTTCTCGCCGAGAACCTCGAGCACCTGATGCCGGTAGTCGTCGAAGTTTCGGACCGGCCGGCAGGGCAGGTACTCGGGCGGCGAGAACGGGCTCTCGCCGTGCACCCAGTGGACTTCGGCACCGCGCAGGTAGAGCTCTTCGGCGATGCGGCAGCCTAGCTCGCCGGTGAACTTGTTGGTCAACCGGCGGATGGCATCGATCACCACCGCCGTCGGGCCACCGGTGACCAGCAGCGAAACGCCGGCCAGGGGCGACCGGCTGACGGCGCGACAGACCTCCGCCACCAGCACCTCTTCACTCGGTAGGTTGTGCTTGCCGTAGTCGTCCCGCGGCGGAATCACCCGCACCCCGAGATCGGCCAGCCGCCGCAGGGAGTCGGTGAGGATGCGGGTGTGCAGGGTGCCGTGCATGGTGGGCGCCACCAGCACCTGGGTCTCGCCCCGCTCCAGCCGCCCGATGGCCGACGCCAGCGTCGAGGTGACGACGCTATCGGCGGTGCCGCCGGCGATCTTGTTGAGGCTGTTGTAGGTCGCCGGCGCCAGCAGGTAGGCGTCGAAGGGCTGCCCGTCGCTGAGGTGCTCCGCCGCCGGGGTGAGGCGGGTCACCACCGGTCGGACGGTGCTCCAGGCGAGGGTTTCCTCGGTGACATAGCGTAGCCCCTCGCGCGACACGAAGGCGGTCACCTCGGCGCCCCGACGACGCAGCGCGCGCGCCACCAGCGGAGCCTTCATGGCGGCGATGCCGCCGGTCACCAGCAGGGCGATGCGGCGCCCGACGAGCTGCTCGCCGAGGAGCGGCACGTCATGGTCGCCGAGCTCCGCGCTGCGCGGCGGAGAAAAGTCCCAGTCGCCCACGACGAGCTAACCGCGCTTACGGTGACGCATGGCGCGGAAGCGCTCGACGATCGCCTCTCGCTCCGGGGACAGGGCCGTCGAGCGGCT contains:
- a CDS encoding response regulator transcription factor, with amino-acid sequence MIRVLLVEDQAMVRGALAALLDLEHDITVCGQAEHGREALGLLADSAPDIVVTDIEMPEMSGLELAAEVHRRNGEQASDKPRVVILTTFGRHGYLRRALDAGAAGYLLKDSPASDLADALRRVHRGLRAVDPELAADAWGAPDPLTERERQVLRLAGEGHSTAAIAGRIHLSEGTVRNYLSEAIHKLGAGNRTEAARIARQEGWL
- a CDS encoding phosphopantothenoylcysteine decarboxylase; translated protein: MGDWDFSPPRSAELGDHDVPLLGEQLVGRRIALLVTGGIAAMKAPLVARALRRRGAEVTAFVSREGLRYVTEETLAWSTVRPVVTRLTPAAEHLSDGQPFDAYLLAPATYNSLNKIAGGTADSVVTSTLASAIGRLERGETQVLVAPTMHGTLHTRILTDSLRRLADLGVRVIPPRDDYGKHNLPSEEVLVAEVCRAVSRSPLAGVSLLVTGGPTAVVIDAIRRLTNKFTGELGCRIAEELYLRGAEVHWVHGESPFSPPEYLPCRPVRNFDDYRHQVLEVLGEKACPFAVFSAAVADYRPITVLPGKTPSGGALQSLELEPTEKVVETVRQRFPDLHMVTFKYQEDISHQELLEIAAARRARGYQAVVANRGEERGPNGEQVAYLTTEGAEPQRLVDKRGIARALADYLEQQAGADSG